A window of Castanea sativa cultivar Marrone di Chiusa Pesio chromosome 8, ASM4071231v1 genomic DNA:
TTAGAGTTAAGCCATTGGAGGCACTCAGTTTCTTCCTCCCATAAACTATATCCAACTGATTTTAAAGGGTCATTGGGTAAGTGATTGAGCAGTGATTGGAGAGGGCCAATGGCATATACATGAGGAAACATGGTCAAGAGAGCATCCAAAACTTCTTGCTCTAATGCATCAAATGTTTGAATAACAATTCCTGAAGCAGTAGGAGCTCTCTCTGCTATTTCGATCACATATTTAAAGGTAACATCATTTGGATCTATTGTTTGAACCGAGCTTGGGAGATCCTTGAGTCGAATGCCTCTCATACCTGGAATCCAATCTATAACTGTGTCCAAATACCCATTTGTTAAATAGCTCTTATCTGCAAAAAGACAGAATATTTTCAgcttaaaattaaatttgtttttaatcataataaaatgataatagAGGAGTAAAGTGTTCAGTGGAATCAgtacaataaaataagatagGATATTGCTACATTTTAAACTAAAGAAGTAAAGATGGATATTGTAATTTGTAagtttgtaataataataataataataataataataataataataatgataatgataataattcataattcataattcttctccaaaaaaataacactagtaataattaataatccAAAAGTGCAATTGCTCTTATAAATTAATGCAAGATTTCAATGGAGTTTCGCAGTTTTTGTAACACACCTTTAAGTGGAATGATGCCTTTATCCTTGAGAGGAGGAATCTGCATGTAACCCATGAAGCTACAAGCGGAGATAGTGAAGAACATTAGAATTGGGATTCCGAGTTCTTGAGCAGCGTTGATGGTGAATTGCATGAAACCGTCTGAGATAATACAAGTCACTGGAGGAACGTTTGAAGTTGCACTGTTGAGTTTCACAAGAAGGTTAGAAAATGGGGCCAAGAAGTTTTTCATAATGGAATGGCCAAGAGAAGAGAGGTCTTGGCTGGCATTTGGATCCGATGGAGGGAGGTTATCTGGAATGGTTTCGAATCGGAAGTCAGACAAACCATCCAAGGAGTTGGGACCGCTAAATGTTAGAAAACGCTGGTGGTTGAACTCTGTGTTAACAAAGGTTATGTGAAAGCCTTTATGGTGGAGAAGTTTTGAAAACTTGAGCATTGCTTTTATGTGGCTTTGAAGTGGAAATGGAATACAAACTGCATGAGGCTTACCGGCGTTTTGTGCCTTGGAATCCATTTTTACTTCTCTCTATTATGTGTTGTGTGTGGGAATATATATGCACTTTCCAAGTTTCAATGTATCTTATAAAATGATTAATGACCCACTGTTTCAGTCTAGCAATTTCGAGTCAATTTTGGCCGCTAACTGTGCCTCTGGAATATGCCACTTGGTCTAAGAAAGAgacaattcttctttttttgcttttatatatccGATGTTAATGATTCATCCCTAGACTGTgtatactactttttttttcctttggaaaTTCTAGTATATATAACATCACCATTTTTGGGAAAAAGATTACCTTCAACATTTAAATGGCTTAAATGACTAAAACTACGTAttaatagt
This region includes:
- the LOC142607429 gene encoding 7-deoxyloganetin glucosyltransferase-like is translated as MDSKAQNAGKPHAVCIPFPLQSHIKAMLKFSKLLHHKGFHITFVNTEFNHQRFLTFSGPNSLDGLSDFRFETIPDNLPPSDPNASQDLSSLGHSIMKNFLAPFSNLLVKLNSATSNVPPVTCIISDGFMQFTINAAQELGIPILMFFTISACSFMGYMQIPPLKDKGIIPLKDKSYLTNGYLDTVIDWIPGMRGIRLKDLPSSVQTIDPNDVTFKYVIEIAERAPTASGIVIQTFDALEQEVLDALLTMFPHVYAIGPLQSLLNHLPNDPLKSVGYSLWEEETECLQWLNSKVPNSVIYVNFGSIVVMTPAQLVEFGWGLANSKCLFLWIIRPDLVVGESAILPPEFKLETKERGLIASWCPQEEVLNHPSIGGFLTHSGWNSTIESVCAGVPMLCWPFLGDQQTNCKYTCNEWGIGMEIDNDVKREEVEKIVKELMEGEKGKKMKKKAMEWKKLAEEATEPLGSSSINLNNLVNEVLLSK